CGAAGAGGGCTACGACCCGCTGCAGCGCCTGCTGCAGCTGTTCGAGGGCGTCAGCATGGCCTCCAGCGCTGCGTCGAAGGCGGAGGAGCTGGCCGCTCTGCCGCTGGAGGAGCGCCTGCAGCGCCGCATCATCGACGGTGAGCGCAAGGGCCTGGAAGCCGACCTGGACGAGGCCCTCACCGAGCGCCCCGCACTCGAGATCGTCAACGGCACACTCCTGGCCGGGATGAAGGTCGTCGGTGAACTGTTCGGCTCAGGCCAGATGCAGCTGCCGTTCGTCCTGCAGTCCGCCGAGGTGATGAAGACCGCCGTCGCCCACCTCGAACCGCACATGGAGAAGTCCACAGAGACATCGGAGGGGGGCTCGGGCAAGGGCACCATCGTGCTCGCCACCGTCAAGGGCGACGTCCACGACATCGGCAAGAACCTCGTCGACATCATCCTCTCCAACAACGGCTACACGGTGGTCAACCTCGGCATCAAGCAGCCCGTCACCGCCATCCTCGACGCCGCCCAGGAACACCGCGCCGACGTCATCGGCATGTCCGGCCTCCTGGTCAAGTCCACCGTCATCATGAAGGAGAACCTGCAGGAGCTGAACCAGCGTCAGCTCGCCGCCGACTTCCCCGTCATCCTCGGCGGCGCCGCCCTCACCCGCGCCTACGTCGAACAAGACCTCCACGAAATCTACGAAGGCGAAGTCCGCTACGCCCGCGACGCCTTCGAGGGCCTCCGCCTCATGGACGCCCTGATGTCCGTGAAGCGCGGCGTCCCGGGTGCCTCGCTCCCGCCGCTCAAGCCGCGCCGGGTCGCCGCCGTCGCCCGCCCGGCCGAGCCGGCCCCGTACACCGGGCCTGCCAGGTCGGACGTGGCGGCGGACAACCTGGTCCCGACGCCGCCGTTCTGGGGCGACCGGATCGTCAAGGGCGTCCCGCTCGCGGAGTACGCCGGGCTGCTGGACGAGCGGGCGACCTTCCTCGGCCAGTGGGGCCTGAAGCCGGGCCGGGGATCCGACGGCCCGTCGTACGAGGAGCTGGTGGAGACCGAGGGCCGCCCCCGGCTGCGGATGTGGCTGGACCGCCTGCACACCGAGGGGATGCTCGAAGCCTCCGTGGTCTACGGCTACTTCCCGTGCGTCTCCAAGGGCGACGACCTGATCATCCTGAACGAGCACGGCTCCGAGCGGACTCGGTTCACCTTCCCCCGTCAGCGCCGTGACCGGCACCTGTGCCTGTCCGACTTCTTCCGCTCCGAGGAGTCGGGCGAGACGGACGTGATCGCCTTCCAGCTGGTCACCATGGGCAACCGGATCGCCGAGGCGGCCAACGAGCTGTTCGCCGCCGACGCCTACCGGGACTACCTCGAACTGCACGGCCTGTCCGTCCAGTTGACCGAGGCACTGGCCGAGTACTGGCACGCCAGGGTCCGTACCGAACTGGACGTCCACCGGGAGGACTCCAGCTCGCTGGACGAGGTGTTCCGCCAGGGCTACCGGGGTTCGAGGTACTCCTTCGGGTACCCGGCCTGCCCCGATCTGGGCGACCAGCTCCAGCTGATGGAGCTGCTGAAGCCCGAACGGATCGGTGTGCTGCTCTCCGAGGAGTTCCAGCTGCACCCCGAGCAGTCCACCTCGGCGCTGATCGTCCATCACCCCGAGGCCAAGTACTTCAACGCGCGCTGACCCTGCTCCGACCATCCAAGAAAGGAAACTCCCCGATGCCCCACCACGAAGCGCCGCAACTCGGCGCACCCGCCGGCGAGCCGACGTACTCCTTCGAGTTCTTCCCGCCCCGCACCGAGCTCGCCGAGCGGCGCTTCTGGAACGCCCTGCGGCGGGTCGAGGCGGTCGGCCCGGCGTTCGTCTCCATCACGTACGGCGCCGGCGGCTCCTCGCGGGAGAAGACGGTGCGGATCGCGGAGCGGATCGCCACCGAGACCACGCTCACCCCGGTCGCCCACCTCACCGCCGTCGGGCACTCCCGGGCCGAGCTGCGCAACATCATCGGCCAGTACGCGGACGCCGGGATCACCGATGTGCTGGCGCTGCGCGGCGACCCGCCGGGCGACCCGCGCGGGGTGTGGCGGAAGCACCCGGAGGGCTTCCGGCACGCGGTCGAACTGGTCGAACTGGTCCGCGCCACCGGGCGGTTCAGGATCGGGGTGGCCGCCTTCCCGGAGGGGCACCCGCGCTCCCCCGACCCCGAGAGCGACCTGCGCCACTTCGTCGACAAGTGCCGGGCGGGCGCCGACTACGCGATCACCCAGATGTTCTTCCAGGCCGAGGACTACCTCCGGCTGCGCGACCGGGTCGCCGCCGCCGGCTGCGAGACGCCGATCATCCCGGAGATCATCCCGATCACCGACCACGGCCAGCTCGCCCGGTTCGCCGAGCTCAGCGGTGCCACCATCCCCGCCGAGCTCGCCGACCGGCTGGAGCGCTGCCGGGACGACGCGGCCGAGGTCCGCCGGATCGGGCTGGCGCACGCCGTCGAGATGAGCACCCGCCTGGTCGCCGAGGGCGCGCCCGGCCTGCACTTCATCACCCTCAACCGGGCGGACGACGCCCTGGAGATCCACCGCGCGGTCCGCCGGACCGCCACCGACCATAGGTCGGCCGGCAATTGGGGGGCGGCGTCGCGACGCCGGGGCACGCACCTCGCCGGCTTCTCGTCGGTCGCCGATGCTCCGCATGGACTTCCTCCTCGGCGCCGCCGAGGCACGCACCCCACCGCCGCTCCTTCACCCACCCCCCAATTGTCGGCCGACCTTAACCCGATGAGTGCCTGATGCACCCTCAGCCAGACCTGGAGCCCGCGTGCCCGACCATGACCACCAGCCGGGATGTCGTGATCGTCGGCGGTGGCGCCACGGCGGTCAGTTCCTTCACCCAGCTCGCTGCGACGCTCTCCCCGGGCGACTCGGTGACCATCGTCGATCCGAACCCGGTGGGCTTCGGCCACGCCTTCGGCACCAGCGATCCGCTGCTGCTGTGCAACACCTCGGTCGATGTCACTTCACTCCGCGCTGACGACGGCTCGGACCTGCTCGACTACCTCTCCTCCCGGGGCTGGCCCGCTCACCCGGAGGACTTCGTGCCCCGCTACCTGGTCGGGCAGTACTGCCGCGAGCGCTACCAGGAGAGCCGCCGCCGGGCCGAGCGCCGGGGCGTCCGGATCGAGCACCGCCGCACCCGGGCCACCGCCGTACGGCGCGATGGAACCGGCTACACCGTCGAACTGACCGACTCCACCGCCCTGTTCGCCACCGACGTGCTGCTCTGCCTCGGCCTGGACCGCCCGGTGCTGCCCGAGCCGGTCCGCCGGCACGCCGGGCACCCGGCCCTGCTGGACGCCCCGTACCCGGTCGACCGGCTGCGCGGACTGCCCCGGGACGCCGAGGTGCTGGTGCTCGGCACCAAGCTCTCCGCGATCGACGCGGCGCTCGTCCTGTGCCGGGACGGCCGCCGCACCGTGATGACCTCGCCCTCCGGCGAACTCCCCGCCGTCCGCACCCGGTTGCGCCGCCCGGAACGTCCGCTGCTGGACGCCGACCGCTGGCAACGGCTCGCCCCGGGCGCGGCCAACCTCGACCGGGAGGTCGCCCG
This genomic interval from Kitasatospora gansuensis contains the following:
- a CDS encoding FAD/NAD(P)-binding protein — translated: MHPQPDLEPACPTMTTSRDVVIVGGGATAVSSFTQLAATLSPGDSVTIVDPNPVGFGHAFGTSDPLLLCNTSVDVTSLRADDGSDLLDYLSSRGWPAHPEDFVPRYLVGQYCRERYQESRRRAERRGVRIEHRRTRATAVRRDGTGYTVELTDSTALFATDVLLCLGLDRPVLPEPVRRHAGHPALLDAPYPVDRLRGLPRDAEVLVLGTKLSAIDAALVLCRDGRRTVMTSPSGELPAVRTRLRRPERPLLDADRWQRLAPGAANLDREVARLLVEAVNRADRPLPLREQTSPADAPAPRLERELALAAAGRVPWQDVVAEVIDTINDWTAAWPASTRADVLGRYRTVMSRYISAIPERNARLLAGHLADGRLSVATGYPTSIEPEGPTSWRVEWPDGRVEHFTHVVCGTGFQKPQLSLAGPGRYRIGPAEPGAAVPEITAELRLREPQHPEADRIWVVGAAAHHRTAIVNYLNAAAKQAARIAAQFAAVPV